A single Salmo salar chromosome ssa19, Ssal_v3.1, whole genome shotgun sequence DNA region contains:
- the LOC123729047 gene encoding extensin-like, whose translation MTSQEGHRQVTYPLPPASLQTNLYPQPHSSPTYTPLPPASLQANLYPQPHSSPTYTPRLTPAQLIPPTPASLQANLYPQPHSSPTYTPSFTPAQLIPPDSLQPNLYPLPLASLQPNLYPQPHSSPTYTPSFTPAQLIRPASLQPNLYPLPPASLQPNLYPQPHSSPTYTPSFTPAQLIPPASLQPNLYPPTPGLTPAQLIPPASLQPNLYPHTRPHSSPTYTPSLTPAQLIPPYPGLTPAQLITPASLQPNLYPLHPASLQPNLYPQPHSSPTYTPLPPASLQPNLYPQPHSSPTYTPSLTPAQLIPPTPTSLQPNLYPQPHSSPTYTPSLTPAQLIPPTPGLTPAQLIPPASLQPNLYPQPHSSPTYTPYPHVTPAQLIPPASLQPNLYPQPHSSPTYTPNPRPHSSPIYTPSLTPAQLIPSASLQPNLYPLPPASLQPNLYPRPHSSPTYTPSLTPAPFHMPLPPTSSPTPPKRIATVSG comes from the coding sequence ATGACCTCACAGGAAGGACACAGGCAGGTTACATACCCCCTACCCCCAGCCTCACTCCAGACCAACTTATACCCCCAGCCTCACTCCAGCCCAActtatacccccctacccccgGCCTCACTCCAGGCCAACTTATACCCCCAGCCTCACTCCAGCCCAACTTATACCCCCAGACTCACTCCAGCCCAACTTATACCCCCTACCCCGGCCTCACTCCAGGCCAACTTATACCCCCAGCCTCACTCCAGCCCAACTTATACCCCCAGCTTCACTCCAGCCCAACTTATACCCCCAGACTCACTCCAGCCCAACTTATACCCCCTACCCCTGGCCTCACTCCAGCCCAACTTATACCCCCAGCCTCACTCCAGCCCAACTTATACCCCCAGCTTCACTCCAGCCCAACTTATACGCCCAGCCTCACTCCAGCCCAACTTATACCCCCTACCCCCAGCCTCACTCCAGCCCAACTTATACCCCCAGCCTCACTCCAGCCCAACTTATACCCCCAGCTTCACTCCAGCCCAACTTATACCCCCAGCCTCACTCCAGCCCAACTTATACCCCCCTACACCCGGCCTCACTCCAGCCCAACTTATACCCCCAGCCTCACTCCAGCCCAACTTATACCCCCACACCCGGCCTCACTCCAGCCCAACTTATACCCCCAGCCTCACTCCAGCCCAACTTATACCCCCCTACCCCGGCCTCACTCCAGCCCAACTTATAACCCCAGCCTCACTCCAGCCCAACTTATACCCCCTACACCCGGCCTCACTCCAGCCCAACTTATACCCCCAGCCTCACTCCAGCCCAActtatacccccctacccccgGCCTCACTCCAGCCCAACTTATACCCCCAGCCTCACTCCAGCCCAACTTATACCCCCAGCCTCACTCCAGCCCAACTTATACCCCCTACCCCCACGTCACTCCAGCCCAACTTATACCCCCAGCCTCACTCCAGCCCAACTTATACCCCCAGCCTCACTCCAGCCCAACTTATACCCCCTACCCCCGGCCTCACTCCAGCCCAACTTATACCCCCAGCCTCACTCCAGCCCAACTTATACCCCCAGCCTCACTCCAGCCCAACTTATACCCCCTACCCCCACGTCACTCCAGCCCAACTTATACCCCCAGCCTCACTCCAGCCCAACTTATACCCCCAGCCTCACTCCAGCCCAACTTATACCCCCAACCCCCGGCCTCACTCCAGCCCAATTTATACCCCCAGCCTCACTCCAGCCCAACTTATACCCTCAGCCTCACTCCAGCCCAACTTATACCCCCTACCCCCGGCCTCACTCCAGCCCAACTTATACCCCAGGCCTCACTCCAGCCCAACTTATACCCCCAGCCTCACTCCAGCCCCATTCCATATGCCCCTACCTCCTACCTCCAGCCCCACTCCTCCCAAACGCATAGCCACAGTCTCAGGATGA